One Urocitellus parryii isolate mUroPar1 chromosome 8, mUroPar1.hap1, whole genome shotgun sequence DNA window includes the following coding sequences:
- the LOC144256703 gene encoding olfactory receptor 2B11-like, with protein MALINESHPEEFILLGLDDLPWLELPLFIVLLITYPMTMMGNIAIILVSKLDPRLSSPMYFFLTNLSFLDMCLTTSIVPQMLLNLGSSKKTISYVGCVVQLYVFHFMGATECLLLTIMSFDRYVAICRPLHYTLIMNQRICILLACIMWLTGVLFALSEATLTLQLPLCGVNKLDHLLCEIPVLIKTACGEKEANELALSVVCIFILVIPLCLILSSYASIGHAVLKIKSSEGRKKAFGTCSSHLIVVSLFYGPAISMYLQPSSSITRDQPKFMALFYGVVTSTVNPFIYTLRNKDVKGALGNLMRNIFISK; from the coding sequence ATGGCACTCATTAATGAAAGCCACCCTGAAGAGTTTATCCTACTAGGCTTAGATGATCTGCCTTGGCTAGAGCTTCCTCTATTCATTGTTCTTCTTATTACATACCCCATGACCATGATGGGAAACATTGCTATCATTCTGGTGTCCAAGTTAGACCCTCGTCTCAGTAGTCCCATGTATTTCTTTCTCACCAACCTCTCCTTTTTAGACATGTGTTTAACCACAAGCATTGTGCCTCAGATGCTGTTAAACCTGGGAAGCTCTAAGAAGACCATCAGCTATGTAGGATGTGTAGTTCAGCTTTATGTCTTCCACTTTATGGGAGCCACAGAATGTCTTCTCTTGACTATCATGTCCTTTGACCGCTACGTGGCCATCTGCAGGCCTCTGCACTACACCCTCATCATGAATCAACGCATCTGCATCTTATTAGCGTGTATTATGTGGCTGACTGGAGTGCTTTTTGCTTTATCGGAGGCCACACTGACCTTACAATTGCCATTGTGTGGTGTCAATAAACTGGATCACTTGTTGTGTGAGATTCCAGTTCTGATAAAGACTGCCTGTGGTGAAAAGGAAGCTAATGAACTTGCACTGTCTGtggtgtgtatttttattttagttattcctTTATGTTTAATTCTCTCCTCTTATGCTAGTATTGGACATGCTGTACTTAAGATTAAATCTTCTGAGGGAAGGAAAAAGGCCTTTGGAACATGTTCTTCTCATCTTATTGTAGTTTCCTTATTTTATGGTCCAGCTATTAGCATGTATCTTCAGCCTTCCTCCTCCATCACAAGGGACCAGCCCAAGTTCATGGCTCTCTTCTATGGAGTGGTGACTTCTACAGTCAACCCCTTCATCTATACCCTGAGGAATAAAGATGTAAAAGGGGCATTAGGCAACCTAAtgagaaacattttcatttcaaagtGA